The following proteins are encoded in a genomic region of Natrinema sp. HArc-T2:
- a CDS encoding BCCT family transporter produces the protein MSGAEKGMVDEFLEEIDTTVFLFGALLTVGVIAAFFISPSTVESGISTLNDQLLGAFNWALLLIVFLIVVFLLFLIIGPWGRIKMGDEDPEYSFLSFFAMLYSAGFAAGVVFWGPTEALFYYDNPSPLFGGVEGGSAAAMTVAVQQTLFHWALPQLAVFTIMGIAIGYFAYNYDNVPLRVSSALTPIIGAENLDGPFAKVVDILAVFATIGGVATSLGFIGSQFITGLDYQWGISMGNIGILLVVTFMTLLFTTSMVLGVDKGIRRLSNFNMVLFVVLMFATFIVGPTLFLILLGTQAVGGMVGDFVSMSLFTGAGAFGAGNPEATNWMNAWTVFYWAWALSWSPFAGLFIARISKGRTVREVAFTGIVATSAATIPWFTFVGGTSVWAQHNGVADFSAVMAGEAGAEISGFILFETFPMGSLFMLAFMILVTTFFVTSADSSTLAVSMMTTGGKARPSTINRIFWGVVLGMTAAILMILGGTGSANTLQQAAIITGTPFAFVCFLSMLALIKDFGSEYGRVLLQDETVLVGSSRPTESESPSGPSGPVESDDD, from the coding sequence ATGAGTGGCGCTGAGAAGGGGATGGTCGACGAGTTCCTCGAGGAGATCGATACGACGGTCTTCCTGTTCGGCGCATTGTTGACCGTCGGGGTGATCGCGGCGTTCTTCATCAGTCCGAGTACCGTCGAGAGTGGGATCTCGACGTTGAACGATCAACTGCTCGGCGCGTTCAACTGGGCACTGCTGTTGATCGTGTTCCTCATCGTCGTCTTCCTGCTGTTCCTGATCATCGGGCCGTGGGGCAGAATCAAGATGGGGGACGAGGATCCGGAGTACAGCTTCCTGTCGTTTTTCGCGATGCTGTACTCCGCTGGGTTCGCGGCGGGCGTCGTGTTCTGGGGGCCGACAGAGGCGCTGTTCTACTACGACAATCCCTCGCCGCTGTTCGGCGGCGTCGAGGGCGGATCGGCCGCAGCGATGACCGTCGCCGTCCAGCAGACGCTGTTCCACTGGGCCTTGCCTCAGCTCGCCGTGTTTACCATCATGGGGATCGCGATCGGCTACTTCGCGTACAATTACGATAACGTCCCGCTACGGGTATCGTCTGCGCTGACACCGATCATCGGCGCTGAGAATCTCGACGGGCCGTTCGCGAAAGTCGTCGACATCCTTGCCGTCTTCGCGACGATCGGGGGCGTGGCGACCTCGCTTGGCTTCATCGGCAGCCAGTTCATTACCGGGCTGGACTACCAGTGGGGCATCAGCATGGGGAACATCGGCATCCTCCTCGTGGTGACGTTTATGACGTTGCTGTTTACGACCTCGATGGTGTTGGGGGTCGACAAGGGGATCCGCCGGCTCTCGAATTTCAACATGGTGCTGTTCGTCGTCCTCATGTTCGCGACGTTCATCGTCGGCCCGACACTGTTTTTGATCCTGCTCGGCACACAGGCCGTCGGCGGAATGGTTGGTGATTTCGTCTCGATGAGCCTCTTTACCGGTGCCGGTGCATTCGGTGCAGGGAACCCGGAGGCGACGAACTGGATGAACGCCTGGACCGTCTTCTACTGGGCGTGGGCGCTCTCGTGGTCGCCCTTTGCGGGTCTGTTCATCGCCCGCATCTCCAAGGGACGGACGGTCCGTGAGGTCGCGTTCACGGGGATCGTCGCGACGTCCGCGGCAACTATCCCGTGGTTCACGTTCGTCGGCGGCACCTCCGTCTGGGCTCAGCACAACGGCGTCGCCGACTTCAGCGCAGTGATGGCCGGCGAGGCCGGCGCGGAGATCTCCGGATTCATCCTCTTCGAGACGTTCCCCATGGGGTCGCTCTTCATGCTGGCGTTTATGATCCTCGTGACGACGTTCTTCGTCACGTCGGCTGACTCCTCGACGCTGGCCGTCTCGATGATGACCACCGGCGGCAAGGCCCGCCCCTCGACCATCAACCGGATCTTCTGGGGCGTCGTCCTCGGCATGACCGCCGCGATCTTGATGATCCTCGGCGGCACTGGCAGCGCCAACACGCTCCAGCAGGCGGCGATCATCACCGGCACACCCTTCGCGTTCGTCTGCTTCCTCTCGATGCTCGCGCTGATCAAGGACTTCGGCTCGGAATACGGTCGCGTGCTGCTACAGGACGAAACCGTGCTCGTCGGCTCGAGCCGACCGACCGAATCGGAGTCGCCGTCCGGTCCCAGCGGCCCCGTCGAGTCGGACGACGACTGA
- a CDS encoding aminotransferase class III-fold pyridoxal phosphate-dependent enzyme translates to MDRDTAEPDADALPGPNAQQWVNFHQEYSAPSEYSHEFVWDVTQEADGPFVTDVDGNVLLDFTCHIGAAPLGYNNETILEKIREFDLVEPMKIAGQDMYFGAGPTPEESTVPGSSHLMQKLTEVSSQYGMDTVFLSNSGAEAMENAMKITNDYRAPAKYGVAFAGSFHGRTLGTLSITKSKSVYTRHYPQIDGIEMVPFCADRGCNADSCDCGFFADSNSQLRGMLAPEGGHIDPDEIAFLALEPIQGVGGYRFPSEAFMQEVADVTDTYDIPLVVDEIQAGIGRTGEIWASDHYPIEPDVIASAKALRVGATISRSEVFPDQKNRLGSTFGGGDMLGSMMGAFTLEAIEEHDLLDNATRRGKQAKERVRDDAPDSVVDVRGKGLMLAVEFDTAERRDAVVEAALERGLLTLGCGTKTIRLLPPLDSTEREIELGIGLFLEAIEAVSPSATVA, encoded by the coding sequence ATGGACAGGGACACGGCGGAACCCGACGCTGACGCGCTACCGGGTCCGAACGCCCAGCAGTGGGTGAACTTCCACCAGGAGTACTCCGCGCCGAGCGAGTACTCACATGAGTTCGTCTGGGACGTGACCCAGGAGGCCGACGGCCCGTTCGTCACCGATGTCGACGGCAACGTCCTGCTCGATTTCACCTGCCACATCGGTGCGGCCCCGCTCGGCTACAATAACGAAACGATCCTCGAGAAAATTCGTGAGTTCGATCTCGTCGAGCCGATGAAGATCGCCGGGCAAGACATGTACTTTGGTGCCGGCCCGACCCCCGAGGAATCGACGGTGCCGGGCTCGAGTCACCTCATGCAAAAGCTGACCGAGGTCTCGAGCCAGTACGGGATGGATACGGTCTTCCTGTCGAACTCCGGCGCGGAGGCCATGGAAAACGCGATGAAGATCACGAACGACTACCGCGCGCCCGCGAAGTACGGCGTCGCCTTTGCAGGCAGTTTCCACGGTCGCACCCTCGGGACGCTGTCGATCACGAAGTCCAAGTCGGTCTACACGCGCCATTACCCCCAGATCGACGGCATTGAAATGGTGCCGTTCTGTGCCGATCGCGGCTGTAACGCTGACAGCTGTGACTGTGGCTTCTTCGCGGACAGCAACTCACAGCTCCGAGGGATGCTCGCACCCGAAGGCGGCCACATCGACCCCGACGAGATCGCGTTCTTGGCGCTCGAGCCAATCCAGGGCGTCGGCGGCTACCGGTTCCCCAGCGAGGCGTTCATGCAGGAGGTTGCGGACGTCACCGACACCTACGACATCCCGCTGGTCGTCGACGAGATTCAGGCCGGGATCGGTCGAACCGGCGAGATCTGGGCCTCCGACCACTACCCGATCGAGCCGGACGTCATCGCCAGCGCGAAGGCCCTGCGCGTCGGCGCGACGATCTCCCGCTCTGAGGTCTTCCCCGACCAGAAGAACCGGCTCGGATCGACGTTCGGCGGCGGCGACATGCTCGGCTCGATGATGGGTGCGTTTACGCTCGAGGCCATCGAGGAACATGACCTGCTCGACAACGCGACTCGGCGCGGCAAGCAGGCAAAAGAACGCGTTCGCGACGATGCGCCCGACTCCGTCGTGGACGTCCGCGGCAAGGGCTTGATGCTCGCCGTCGAGTTCGATACGGCAGAACGACGGGACGCCGTGGTCGAAGCTGCCCTCGAGCGAGGGCTGTTGACCCTTGGCTGTGGCACGAAAACGATCCGGTTGCTCCCACCACTCGACTCAACAGAACGCGAGATCGAATTAGGAATTGGGCTCTTTCTCGAGGCGATCGAGGCCGTCAGCCCGAGCGCGACGGTAGCCTGA
- the ilvA gene encoding threonine ammonia-lyase has product MTEGSEPDEPRVTLADIEDAQARIADVVHRTPLDTSRTFAEMSGAAAVGLKLENVQRTGSFKIRGAYNKMAQLSDAEREAGVIASSAGNHAQGVALAGDLLDIETTIVVPEVTPAAKIEATRGYGAEVVVEGDIYERSYEYATERAAETGETFVHPFDDEAIVAGQGTIGLELSEQFPEIDTVLVAIGGGGLISGIGTVLNAADSETRVIGVQPEGAAHAKPSLEAGEIRELPDIDTVAEGIADTRMLETTFAIAREVVDDVVSVSDREIAAAVALLAERAKTVAESAGAAPLAAALSDDVNLEGDHVGVVISGGNVNLTEHAELTRTGLCELERYAEARLALAGWPASVGDVVETVESRGAELDVFERARRTGVDEPNRTPVTIGLEGSGPAHLTGVLEALARLEGVSIVERSIE; this is encoded by the coding sequence ATGACCGAGGGCAGCGAACCGGATGAGCCCCGCGTCACCCTCGCAGATATCGAGGACGCCCAGGCGCGCATCGCGGACGTGGTCCACCGAACCCCACTCGATACCTCGCGGACATTCGCCGAGATGAGCGGTGCAGCCGCGGTCGGGCTCAAACTCGAGAACGTCCAGCGAACCGGCTCGTTCAAGATCCGCGGGGCGTACAACAAGATGGCCCAGCTCTCGGACGCAGAACGCGAGGCGGGGGTCATCGCCTCGAGCGCGGGCAACCACGCCCAGGGCGTCGCGCTGGCCGGCGACCTGCTCGATATCGAGACGACGATCGTGGTTCCCGAGGTCACCCCCGCGGCAAAGATCGAGGCCACCCGCGGCTACGGGGCCGAGGTCGTCGTCGAGGGCGACATCTACGAGCGCTCCTACGAGTACGCCACGGAACGGGCCGCCGAGACCGGCGAGACGTTCGTCCATCCTTTCGACGACGAGGCGATCGTCGCCGGGCAAGGGACGATCGGGCTCGAACTGAGTGAGCAGTTCCCCGAAATAGACACCGTGCTGGTCGCGATCGGCGGCGGCGGGCTGATTTCAGGGATCGGGACGGTCTTGAACGCCGCCGACAGTGAGACTCGGGTTATCGGGGTCCAGCCCGAGGGGGCCGCCCACGCGAAACCGTCGCTCGAAGCCGGCGAGATCCGCGAACTCCCCGACATCGACACCGTTGCGGAGGGAATTGCGGACACGCGTATGCTCGAGACGACTTTCGCGATCGCCCGCGAGGTCGTCGACGACGTGGTGAGCGTAAGCGATCGGGAGATCGCCGCCGCGGTGGCCCTGCTGGCCGAGCGCGCGAAGACCGTCGCGGAGAGCGCCGGAGCCGCGCCGCTGGCGGCTGCGCTCTCGGACGACGTAAATCTCGAGGGAGACCACGTCGGCGTCGTGATCTCCGGCGGCAACGTGAACCTCACCGAGCACGCCGAACTGACACGAACGGGACTATGTGAACTCGAGCGCTACGCCGAGGCTCGGCTGGCGCTCGCGGGATGGCCGGCGTCCGTCGGTGACGTGGTCGAGACCGTAGAATCACGAGGTGCTGAACTGGATGTGTTCGAGCGCGCGCGTCGCACCGGCGTCGACGAGCCGAACCGGACGCCCGTGACGATCGGCCTCGAGGGCAGCGGTCCGGCGCATTTGACCGGCGTGCTCGAGGCGCTGGCGCGACTCGAGGGTGTGTCGATCGTCGAGCGGTCGATCGAGTGA